In Gossypium raimondii isolate GPD5lz chromosome 12, ASM2569854v1, whole genome shotgun sequence, a single window of DNA contains:
- the LOC128035500 gene encoding uncharacterized protein LOC128035500: MYQDLRELYWWPSLKQEVTNFIVCCLTYQQVKAEYQLPSTGQSKRVTEILKDMLRSCVIDFRGSWEDFLPFAQFAYNNSCQSSIRMAPYEALYGRKCRTLLFWTELRERWVLGPELVFKTEDKVRLIRAHLKAASDRQKSSVEESFVVRS; this comes from the exons ATGTATCAGGATCTCCGTGAACTGTACTGGTGGCCGAGTTTGAAACAAGAGGTAACgaatttcattgtttgttgCTTGACGTAccagcaagttaaggctgagtACCAGTTGCCTTCAA CGGGTCAATCTAAGAGGGTGACTGAGATACTAAAAGATATGCTTCGGAGCtgtgtgattgattttcgaggtagttgggaggattttCTGCCGTTCGCTCAGTTCGCCTACAACAATAGTTGCCAGTCTAGCATTcggatggcaccttacgaggctctatatggtcgtaagtgtcgtactctGCTATTTTGGACTGAGTTGCGTGAGCGATGGGTTTTGGGTCCTGAGCTAGTTTTCAAGACTGAAgataaggttagattgattcgGGCTCATCTAAAGGCGGCCTCTGATAGACAGAAGTCCTCCGTAGAAGAAAGTTTTGTGGTTCGGTCATAA